A stretch of the Haloarcula ordinaria genome encodes the following:
- a CDS encoding DUF5784 family protein — translation MAGPLRFRHSTERWSEDRVQRDLLSPLQDRFGATMNGPWFAPPEGWAACRLEMDNGDLALFAWNGQEAYWMGNTETPETLWRTEKYTFEETSDPIAEWGERELLAQLEVEDPWLTDYEHVAHFFLPVFLSKDGRDSTRTFFDDHAGGFPDATRDEGLRFYDDFLGTGVLDDYRYTMASKLGTSQGFDLSRMQATMGEFNVAKLLADAGNDFEPEVQLGSGHAIDFRVEDTLVEVTRPRPPARRQVNTAVAAVKASGDAKTRDQLAAHPGAVLVVDATSFADDEWRRLAGERPEVGYQPLVVFRYRPDGRVEGYTHGSIPFPLPF, via the coding sequence GTGGCTGGTCCCTTACGATTCCGACACTCGACCGAACGCTGGAGCGAAGACCGCGTCCAGCGTGACCTCCTCTCACCCCTGCAAGACCGGTTCGGCGCGACGATGAACGGCCCGTGGTTCGCCCCGCCGGAGGGGTGGGCCGCCTGCCGGCTGGAGATGGACAACGGCGACCTCGCCCTGTTCGCCTGGAACGGCCAGGAGGCCTACTGGATGGGCAACACCGAGACCCCCGAGACGCTGTGGCGCACCGAGAAGTACACCTTCGAGGAGACGAGCGACCCCATCGCGGAGTGGGGCGAACGGGAGCTGCTCGCGCAGCTGGAAGTCGAAGACCCGTGGCTGACCGACTACGAACACGTCGCGCACTTCTTCCTCCCCGTCTTCCTCTCGAAGGACGGCCGGGACTCGACCCGGACCTTCTTCGACGACCACGCCGGTGGCTTCCCCGACGCGACGCGCGACGAGGGACTCCGGTTCTACGACGACTTCCTCGGGACGGGCGTCTTAGACGACTACCGCTACACGATGGCGAGCAAGCTCGGGACCAGCCAGGGGTTCGACCTCTCGCGGATGCAGGCGACGATGGGCGAGTTCAACGTCGCCAAACTGCTCGCCGACGCCGGCAATGACTTCGAGCCCGAGGTCCAGCTTGGCTCGGGCCACGCCATCGACTTCCGGGTCGAGGACACGCTCGTCGAGGTGACCCGGCCCCGGCCTCCGGCGCGCCGACAGGTCAACACCGCCGTCGCCGCGGTGAAAGCCTCCGGCGACGCCAAGACCCGCGACCAGCTCGCGGCCCACCCCGGTGCCGTCCTGGTGGTCGACGCCACCTCCTTCGCGGACGACGAGTGGCGACGGCTCGCCGGCGAGCGACCCGAGGTCGGCTACCAGCCGCTCGTGGTCTTCCGGTACCGCCCCGACGGCCGCGTCGAGGGCTACACCCACGGCTCGATTCCGTTCCCGCTCCCCTTCTAG
- a CDS encoding DUF5786 family protein, translating into MSMGAYDDDEHERRERKNNEVDLSEDDDRTAYHGTVTYDGDESTEELLDQFKQINSEQ; encoded by the coding sequence ATGTCGATGGGAGCGTACGACGACGACGAACACGAACGCCGTGAGCGCAAGAACAACGAGGTCGACCTCTCGGAGGACGACGACCGGACAGCGTATCACGGAACCGTGACCTACGACGGCGACGAGTCCACCGAGGAGCTGTTAGACCAGTTCAAGCAGATCAACTCGGAGCAGTAG
- a CDS encoding DUF7530 family protein encodes MSGDAPRPDYGETWVYESIVGALPGIRLPTWAAVAIQLFVFETAIIGLSWYYDTWNAAIAATVVVFVATVGSVEMLRISTLIRRIDVPQTYRALLFSSNMEVVLSVLAYVAIISHLFVFDPQTSSSPLVTTLFGEEPPVLVVYLLLLVLWDVSYRIGTGWWATVTGLWRSFRYRFDPETARVFQRADIETWGFGVLQLVLVPFVLDQPVLLAALLAHVAAVTVVTAASVALLRLRSRTAATAPS; translated from the coding sequence ATGAGCGGCGACGCGCCCCGCCCCGACTACGGCGAGACGTGGGTGTACGAGAGCATCGTCGGCGCGCTGCCCGGCATCCGACTACCCACGTGGGCGGCGGTCGCCATCCAGCTGTTCGTCTTCGAGACCGCCATCATCGGGCTGTCGTGGTACTACGACACCTGGAACGCCGCCATCGCGGCGACGGTGGTGGTGTTCGTCGCCACCGTCGGCAGCGTCGAGATGCTCCGTATCAGCACGCTCATCCGCCGCATCGACGTCCCACAGACCTACCGCGCGCTCCTCTTCTCCTCGAACATGGAGGTGGTCCTCTCGGTGCTGGCCTACGTCGCCATCATCTCGCACCTGTTCGTCTTCGACCCACAGACCAGCAGTTCGCCGCTGGTGACCACGCTGTTCGGCGAGGAACCGCCGGTGCTGGTCGTCTACCTCCTCCTGCTGGTGCTCTGGGACGTCAGTTACCGCATCGGAACCGGATGGTGGGCCACCGTCACCGGCCTCTGGCGGTCGTTCCGCTATCGGTTCGACCCGGAGACGGCCCGCGTCTTCCAGCGTGCCGACATCGAGACCTGGGGCTTCGGCGTCCTGCAGCTCGTCCTCGTCCCGTTCGTGCTCGACCAGCCGGTCTTGCTCGCGGCACTCCTCGCCCACGTCGCCGCCGTGACGGTCGTCACGGCCGCCTCGGTGGCGTTGTTGCGGCTCAGGTCGAGAACGGCCGCTACTGCTCCGAGTTGA
- a CDS encoding YkgJ family cysteine cluster protein translates to MEVDCEGCAGCCVDWRSLTDADIDHERRGPFDPLDDTYNLVPLTRDEVRAFVAAGYGDALRPRLWRATDDRSVTLGGVDVAAIQGRPVFFVGLRKPPKPVAPFDADSTWLPACVFLDPATLQCRIHGDDLYPQTCSQYPGENLLLDVETECERVERVHGGHRLLDDTAPDVEPRFGPGAIGSKVFAHPDPDRVADSVARFRDSEPTAADRAEFVGVAAAASPGTLAVNDARYEEIRTAVLEADSWAGRAIDTWTAEAGARGTSAPPPTVAADVEDAAGAPSTPGWE, encoded by the coding sequence ATGGAGGTCGACTGTGAGGGCTGTGCCGGTTGTTGCGTCGACTGGCGCTCGCTCACCGACGCCGACATCGACCACGAGCGCCGCGGCCCGTTCGACCCGCTGGACGACACGTACAACCTGGTCCCGCTGACTCGCGACGAGGTCCGCGCGTTCGTCGCGGCGGGCTACGGCGACGCGCTCCGACCCCGACTCTGGCGGGCCACCGACGACCGGAGTGTCACGCTCGGCGGCGTCGACGTCGCGGCCATCCAGGGCCGCCCCGTCTTCTTCGTCGGCCTGCGGAAACCGCCCAAACCCGTCGCGCCGTTCGACGCCGACTCGACGTGGCTCCCCGCCTGCGTGTTCCTCGACCCCGCGACCCTGCAGTGTCGCATCCACGGCGACGACCTGTATCCACAGACCTGCTCCCAGTATCCCGGCGAGAACCTCCTGCTCGACGTCGAGACGGAGTGCGAGCGGGTCGAACGCGTCCACGGCGGCCACCGGCTCCTCGACGACACCGCGCCCGACGTCGAACCGCGCTTCGGCCCGGGGGCTATCGGGAGCAAGGTGTTCGCCCACCCCGACCCGGACCGGGTGGCCGACAGCGTCGCGCGGTTCCGGGACAGCGAGCCGACGGCCGCCGACCGCGCGGAGTTCGTCGGCGTCGCGGCGGCCGCCAGCCCGGGGACGCTCGCGGTCAACGACGCCCGGTACGAGGAAATCCGGACGGCCGTGCTCGAGGCCGACTCCTGGGCTGGCCGCGCGATCGACACGTGGACAGCCGAGGCGGGTGCCCGTGGAACCAGCGCACCGCCTCCGACCGTCGCCGCGGACGTCGAGGACGCGGCCGGTGCACCGTCGACCCCCGGGTGGGAGTGA
- a CDS encoding DUF7561 family protein, which yields MAKQPCDGCGTSVSIGGGIANLWSLTKDPTEGIILELADGTEHFLCYDCIDQLPDDREVTEGDVADLPSAE from the coding sequence ATGGCCAAACAGCCCTGTGACGGGTGTGGGACGTCGGTGTCCATCGGCGGCGGCATCGCCAACCTCTGGTCGCTCACCAAGGACCCCACCGAGGGCATCATCCTCGAGCTCGCCGACGGCACCGAGCACTTCCTCTGTTACGACTGCATCGACCAGCTACCCGACGACCGCGAGGTCACCGAGGGCGACGTGGCCGACCTCCCGAGCGCCGAGTAG
- a CDS encoding tRNA(Ile)(2)-agmatinylcytidine synthase, whose product MTLVGIDDTDSRERGMCTTYAASRLADEIRGAGGRVERVLLVRLNPAVEHKTRGNAALAVHTDLDPNQARRLAVDVLDLAETDDPQTNPGAVVADCKPAAVPEAVAQFARDTVRTIQDPTTAMTLADTMGYARIERGNGRGLVGALAAVGAWAAFDDWTYEHIAYRERERWGTERAVDTESVFQAADEAYPAVWDTVDHASGYPVCVPRTPCPVLYGIRGDDPEACRQVAATIESEPVAEARTFVTNQGTDVHLQDAAVADVVDDRAYRVTGEVVTVPETREGGHVFVEIADGGERLHCAAFEPTKGFRDRVRALRVGDRITACGEVSDGTLKLEKVAVRGLVTTELVTPTCPECGRSMSSAGRDQGYRCRDCSTRADGRVERPLERDVERGWYEVPPVARRHIAKPLVRGGFDGATHPER is encoded by the coding sequence GTGACCCTGGTCGGCATCGACGACACGGACTCCCGCGAGCGCGGGATGTGTACCACCTACGCCGCCAGCCGACTGGCCGACGAGATTCGGGGAGCGGGCGGGCGCGTCGAGCGCGTGCTCCTCGTGCGACTCAATCCCGCCGTCGAGCACAAGACACGCGGGAACGCCGCGCTGGCGGTCCACACGGACCTCGACCCCAACCAGGCGCGTCGCCTCGCCGTCGACGTGTTAGACCTCGCCGAGACGGACGACCCACAGACGAATCCGGGGGCGGTAGTCGCCGACTGCAAACCAGCCGCCGTCCCCGAGGCGGTGGCGCAGTTCGCCCGCGACACCGTCCGGACGATACAGGACCCGACGACGGCGATGACGCTCGCGGACACGATGGGCTACGCCCGCATCGAGCGCGGCAACGGCCGGGGACTCGTCGGGGCGCTGGCCGCCGTCGGTGCCTGGGCGGCCTTCGACGACTGGACCTACGAACACATCGCCTACCGCGAGCGCGAGCGCTGGGGGACCGAACGCGCTGTCGACACCGAGAGCGTCTTCCAGGCCGCCGACGAGGCCTATCCGGCAGTCTGGGACACCGTCGACCACGCGTCGGGCTACCCGGTCTGCGTGCCGCGGACGCCCTGTCCCGTCCTCTACGGCATCCGTGGCGACGACCCCGAGGCCTGCCGGCAGGTCGCCGCGACCATCGAGAGCGAACCCGTCGCCGAGGCGAGGACGTTCGTCACCAACCAGGGGACCGACGTCCACCTCCAGGACGCCGCCGTCGCAGACGTCGTCGACGACCGGGCCTATCGCGTCACCGGCGAGGTGGTGACCGTCCCCGAGACGCGTGAGGGGGGGCACGTCTTCGTCGAAATCGCCGACGGCGGGGAGCGGCTCCACTGCGCCGCGTTCGAGCCGACCAAGGGATTCCGCGACCGGGTCCGGGCGCTCCGGGTCGGCGACCGTATCACCGCCTGTGGCGAGGTGAGCGACGGGACGCTGAAACTGGAGAAGGTCGCGGTCCGCGGACTGGTGACGACCGAACTCGTCACGCCCACGTGTCCCGAGTGTGGCCGGTCGATGTCCTCGGCCGGGCGCGACCAGGGGTACCGGTGTCGGGACTGTTCGACCCGCGCCGACGGGAGAGTCGAGCGTCCGCTCGAGCGCGACGTCGAACGCGGGTGGTACGAGGTGCCGCCGGTGGCCCGCCGACACATCGCCAAACCGCTCGTCCGCGGCGGGTTCGACGGAGCGACCCACCCCGAACGCTGA
- a CDS encoding glycoside hydrolase family 97 catalytic domain-containing protein — protein sequence MSDDDKGGADAGSAPLTDGTSRHQSLARHASTPVPTSAVTELVVDGSTASEQSVSSPSGDATITFELVDGRPFYSVSYRGRTPVAPSTLGFEFAHQPDLLEGFEVTGAERTTSDTIWEPVWGEHASIRDHYNELTVGLEHASGQHLNLTFRAYDDGVAFRYVIPSDAGMDGFTVTAERTGFDFAGDFSTWWIPNNWNNYEYVYQNTPLSEAGYDYGNHDKTSDVDGMNTPLTMRVDDDCYMAIHEAALTDWAEMTLTRYHDQPTRFESDLVPYPDYVRRVVGVAPHASPWRTFTFGERPGDLLESTLTLNLNEPCAYEDTDWIEPQKYCGVWWEIHIGKTTWEPGPNVGATTENVKEYIDFAAEHGIENVFAEGWNSGWGDGDNKPDDGPFGWEDMLFTETHDRFDFEGVTEYATEQGVSFMAHNETGSNVAGLDRFSYESQLEDAFQLYAEAGIRAVKTGYVNEDGVYMDDSGVRYHHHSQPVINHYDHVVRTAAKYHLMINNHEPVKPTGKRRTYPNFMTREGVSGMEYQNFRGGGNPPSHTPSLAFTRMLAGPVDYNTGIFNLTYREYTGTRVNNTRARELAQLVIFHSGLQMVTDRPENYDFDREAFEFVKAVPVDWDETRVLTGDIGQHVTIARRSGEDWWLGTAVADPEWVPIELDFLSGTYDAHVYQDGYKATTYGYESAVDVQHFEIEGGDTLWAPLPHGGGQAVHLTPATGDLRPIPGHYETFSSAPEHDVAYDAAEFTIETAGEGLWGGTDDYTVVYEPDAVGPDGRVEAAVTSQAGTDPAARSGVVLRNDVTGTGESLGYVALVVTPDLGVHLQWDGNDDGHIDRAVGAFGSTPVRLRLERDGATFEGLYSTDGGTTWDSVGTCTVESAAERQDAALVHSASTAEGGRATFDDFRVDDRIPMTRPLPDGLTAFDTSGAEFGLDQNGETLHINAAGRDVWTDDDEYGAIVDPDSLADGGSVVARVTGQEDSHDWAKAGIMVRNDATDAGRSGGYAALSVTPFNGLQFAWDADGDGYLDSDERDAETYAPLWLRIERDGATFTGSYSKDGEDWTALGSVELTDADPRQDAAVFTCSHTNSKGIAEFDEFTVG from the coding sequence ATGTCCGACGATGACAAGGGTGGCGCCGACGCCGGCTCGGCCCCGTTGACCGACGGGACGAGCCGCCACCAGTCGCTGGCGCGGCACGCGTCCACCCCTGTCCCCACGAGCGCGGTTACCGAGCTGGTCGTCGACGGGTCGACGGCCAGCGAGCAGTCCGTCTCGTCCCCCAGCGGTGACGCCACGATCACGTTCGAGCTCGTCGACGGCCGACCGTTCTACAGCGTCTCGTATCGCGGTCGCACACCCGTCGCACCCTCCACGCTCGGGTTCGAGTTCGCCCACCAGCCGGACCTCCTCGAGGGGTTCGAGGTGACGGGTGCCGAGCGGACCACGAGCGACACCATCTGGGAGCCCGTCTGGGGCGAACACGCGTCGATTCGCGACCACTACAACGAGCTGACCGTCGGCCTCGAACACGCCTCCGGCCAGCACCTCAACCTCACGTTCCGGGCCTACGACGACGGGGTCGCGTTCCGGTACGTGATTCCTTCCGACGCCGGGATGGACGGGTTCACCGTCACCGCCGAGCGGACGGGCTTCGACTTCGCCGGCGACTTCAGCACCTGGTGGATTCCGAACAACTGGAACAACTACGAGTACGTCTATCAGAACACGCCGCTCTCGGAGGCCGGCTACGACTACGGCAACCACGACAAGACCTCCGACGTCGACGGCATGAACACGCCGCTGACGATGCGCGTCGACGACGACTGCTACATGGCCATCCACGAGGCGGCGCTGACCGACTGGGCCGAGATGACGCTGACGCGGTACCACGACCAGCCCACGCGGTTCGAGTCCGACCTGGTCCCGTACCCCGACTACGTGCGCCGGGTCGTCGGCGTCGCGCCCCACGCCTCGCCGTGGCGGACGTTCACCTTCGGCGAGCGGCCGGGCGACCTGCTCGAATCGACCCTGACCCTGAACCTCAACGAGCCCTGTGCCTACGAGGACACCGACTGGATCGAGCCCCAGAAGTACTGCGGCGTCTGGTGGGAGATCCACATCGGGAAGACCACCTGGGAGCCCGGCCCGAACGTCGGCGCGACCACCGAGAACGTCAAGGAGTACATCGATTTCGCCGCCGAACACGGCATCGAGAACGTGTTCGCCGAGGGGTGGAACTCCGGGTGGGGAGACGGCGACAACAAGCCCGACGACGGCCCCTTCGGCTGGGAGGACATGCTGTTTACCGAGACCCACGACCGCTTCGACTTCGAAGGGGTCACCGAGTACGCAACGGAGCAGGGCGTCAGCTTCATGGCCCACAACGAGACGGGGTCGAACGTCGCCGGCCTCGACCGCTTCTCCTACGAGTCCCAGCTCGAAGACGCCTTCCAGCTGTACGCCGAGGCCGGCATCCGAGCGGTGAAGACCGGCTACGTCAACGAGGACGGCGTGTACATGGACGACTCCGGGGTCAGGTACCACCACCACTCCCAGCCGGTCATCAACCACTACGACCACGTCGTCCGGACGGCCGCGAAGTACCACCTGATGATAAACAACCACGAGCCGGTCAAGCCGACGGGCAAGCGCCGCACCTACCCGAACTTCATGACCCGCGAAGGGGTCTCCGGGATGGAGTACCAGAACTTCCGGGGCGGCGGGAACCCGCCGAGCCACACGCCGAGTCTGGCCTTCACCCGGATGCTCGCCGGCCCCGTCGACTACAACACCGGTATCTTCAACCTGACCTACCGGGAGTACACCGGAACGCGGGTCAACAACACCCGGGCCCGGGAACTCGCCCAGCTGGTCATCTTCCACAGCGGCCTCCAGATGGTGACCGACCGGCCGGAGAACTACGACTTCGACCGCGAGGCCTTCGAGTTCGTGAAAGCGGTCCCGGTCGACTGGGACGAGACACGGGTGCTGACCGGCGACATCGGCCAGCACGTCACCATCGCCCGCCGCTCGGGCGAGGACTGGTGGCTCGGCACTGCCGTCGCCGACCCCGAGTGGGTCCCCATCGAACTGGACTTCCTCTCTGGCACCTACGACGCCCACGTCTACCAGGACGGCTACAAGGCGACGACCTACGGCTACGAGTCGGCGGTCGACGTCCAGCACTTCGAGATCGAGGGCGGCGACACCCTGTGGGCACCGCTCCCCCACGGCGGCGGCCAGGCGGTCCACCTGACGCCGGCGACGGGCGACCTGCGCCCCATCCCGGGCCACTACGAGACGTTCTCGTCGGCCCCAGAGCACGACGTGGCCTACGACGCCGCCGAGTTCACCATCGAGACGGCCGGCGAGGGGTTGTGGGGCGGCACCGACGACTACACCGTCGTCTACGAACCCGACGCGGTGGGGCCCGACGGTCGGGTCGAAGCCGCCGTTACGAGCCAGGCCGGGACCGACCCGGCCGCCCGGTCGGGCGTCGTCCTGCGCAACGACGTCACCGGGACCGGCGAGTCGCTGGGCTACGTCGCGCTCGTCGTGACGCCGGACCTCGGCGTCCACCTGCAGTGGGACGGGAACGACGACGGCCACATCGACCGCGCGGTCGGTGCGTTCGGGTCGACGCCGGTGCGCCTCCGCCTGGAGCGCGACGGGGCGACCTTCGAGGGGCTGTACAGCACCGACGGCGGCACCACCTGGGACTCGGTCGGGACCTGTACCGTCGAGTCGGCCGCCGAGCGACAGGACGCCGCGCTCGTCCACAGCGCCAGTACGGCGGAGGGCGGGCGAGCGACGTTCGACGACTTCCGGGTCGACGACCGCATCCCGATGACCCGGCCGCTCCCCGACGGGCTGACGGCATTCGACACCAGCGGCGCGGAGTTCGGCCTCGACCAGAACGGCGAGACGCTCCATATCAACGCCGCCGGCCGCGACGTCTGGACCGACGACGACGAGTACGGTGCCATCGTCGACCCCGACAGCCTCGCTGACGGCGGGTCGGTCGTCGCCAGGGTGACCGGCCAGGAGGACAGTCACGACTGGGCCAAAGCCGGTATCATGGTCCGCAACGACGCGACGGACGCCGGGCGCTCCGGCGGATACGCCGCGCTGTCGGTGACGCCGTTCAACGGCCTCCAGTTCGCCTGGGACGCTGACGGCGACGGCTACCTCGACAGCGACGAACGCGACGCCGAGACGTACGCGCCGCTCTGGCTCCGCATCGAGCGCGACGGGGCCACGTTCACCGGGTCGTACAGCAAGGACGGCGAAGACTGGACGGCCCTGGGCAGCGTCGAACTGACGGACGCCGACCCGCGCCAGGACGCGGCCGTGTTCACCTGCTCGCACACCAACTCGAAGGGCATCGCCGAGTTCGACGAGTTCACCGTCGGGTAG
- a CDS encoding PaaI family thioesterase: protein MSVRAMFNEIPFVEELGIEMTAAADGHAEAHLPLRDEHSSNPYSRIAHGGVTYSLADTVGGAAVVSVSGTISPTVDMRMDYLAPATDDLRAEADVVRNGGSVAVVDVEVYDDDGHHVASARGTYKTDGERGESPWTEGVDEAEMATLQND from the coding sequence ATGAGCGTTCGCGCGATGTTCAACGAGATTCCGTTCGTCGAGGAGCTGGGCATAGAGATGACCGCCGCAGCGGACGGCCACGCCGAGGCACACCTCCCGCTGCGCGACGAGCACTCCTCGAACCCCTACTCGCGAATCGCCCACGGCGGCGTCACGTACTCGCTGGCCGACACCGTCGGTGGGGCGGCCGTCGTCTCCGTCTCGGGGACCATCTCGCCGACGGTCGACATGCGCATGGACTACCTCGCGCCGGCGACCGACGACCTGCGGGCCGAGGCCGACGTCGTCAGGAACGGGGGGAGCGTCGCCGTCGTCGACGTCGAGGTGTACGACGACGACGGGCACCACGTGGCCAGCGCTCGCGGGACGTACAAGACAGACGGCGAGCGCGGCGAGTCGCCCTGGACCGAGGGGGTCGACGAGGCCGAGATGGCGACGTTACAGAACGACTGA
- a CDS encoding cation:proton antiporter produces the protein MAGSSQLLIPLVAGIIGLGVLAQLLAARLRVPSIIFYLLVGVLIGQPGLGLVTDTTFGGALSAIVGLAVAIIVFEGAYHLRFERIREAPTATFRLVTLGAAIALVGTATAVKFAFGVDWNLAVLIGALLVATGPTVITPILNVVPVRDRVATALETEGIVNDVTAAIIAVVVFETVNPVASSEGLLQAFALRLGTGLLVGLVLAGVLYYLLQYVDLSPGDAPRNARLLVLAGALVAYAAANTIATEAGVAAAATAGIALGNIDHPYEEDIESFKGDITLLVLSFVFIALAAQLDLAALMRVGIPGLVVVFAVALVIRPFLVFVSTVGDRFTTNEKLFVSFVGPRGIIPASVATLFAVELNNVAAELRTEAANASGEEATQLLAEAAALSTQAEILLGTVFLVIFATALFEGGLARFLAEQLDVIPMRLIIVGGGKVGRALAERLEDRGENVVIIEQDEQVVERARNEGYTVEIGDGTDTDVLRSAGAENAKTVIAATGDDDVNLLVSQLASSKFGVDRVIARANNPDNVEAFEDLGVRTISSAMATAWAIDNQIERPAIAHWMTDVGRVGDVQEVAVTNPDIVGKSIREVGPMLPEACLVALVSGEGHDNADVPTADYVIQEGDMVTLLGRRDSVRDGMELVGTG, from the coding sequence GTGGCCGGTAGCTCGCAACTGCTCATCCCACTCGTCGCCGGTATCATCGGGCTGGGCGTGCTCGCCCAGCTGCTCGCCGCCAGGCTCCGGGTGCCGAGCATCATCTTCTACCTGCTCGTCGGCGTCCTCATCGGCCAGCCCGGCCTCGGCCTCGTCACCGACACCACGTTCGGCGGCGCGCTGTCGGCCATCGTCGGCCTGGCCGTGGCCATCATCGTCTTCGAGGGGGCCTACCACCTCCGCTTCGAGCGCATCCGCGAGGCACCGACTGCGACGTTCCGCCTGGTGACGCTGGGGGCGGCCATCGCCCTCGTCGGCACGGCGACTGCGGTCAAGTTCGCCTTCGGTGTCGACTGGAACCTCGCCGTCCTCATCGGTGCGCTGCTGGTCGCCACGGGGCCGACGGTCATCACGCCCATCCTGAACGTGGTACCGGTCCGGGACCGGGTCGCGACGGCCTTAGAGACGGAGGGCATCGTCAACGACGTCACCGCGGCTATCATCGCCGTCGTCGTCTTCGAGACGGTCAACCCCGTCGCGTCGAGCGAGGGGCTGCTCCAGGCGTTCGCGCTCCGACTGGGCACCGGTCTGCTGGTCGGGCTCGTCCTCGCCGGCGTCCTCTACTACCTGCTGCAGTACGTCGACCTCTCGCCGGGCGACGCCCCGCGGAACGCGCGACTGCTGGTGCTGGCCGGGGCGCTCGTCGCGTACGCGGCGGCCAACACCATCGCGACGGAGGCCGGCGTCGCCGCCGCCGCGACGGCCGGGATCGCGCTGGGGAACATCGACCACCCATACGAGGAGGACATCGAGTCGTTCAAGGGCGACATCACGCTGTTGGTGCTCTCTTTCGTCTTCATCGCGCTGGCGGCCCAGCTCGACCTGGCGGCGCTGATGCGGGTCGGCATCCCCGGCCTCGTCGTCGTCTTCGCCGTCGCGCTGGTCATCCGGCCGTTCCTGGTGTTCGTCTCGACGGTCGGCGACCGTTTTACTACCAACGAGAAGCTCTTCGTCAGCTTCGTCGGCCCGAGGGGTATCATCCCGGCGTCGGTCGCGACGCTCTTCGCCGTCGAGCTGAACAACGTGGCGGCGGAACTGCGGACGGAGGCGGCCAACGCGAGCGGCGAGGAGGCCACGCAACTGCTCGCCGAGGCCGCGGCGCTGAGCACGCAGGCGGAGATTCTGCTGGGGACCGTCTTCCTGGTCATCTTCGCCACGGCGCTCTTCGAGGGCGGCCTCGCGCGATTCCTCGCGGAACAACTGGACGTGATACCAATGCGACTCATCATCGTCGGCGGCGGCAAGGTGGGCCGAGCGCTCGCCGAGCGCCTCGAAGACCGAGGCGAGAACGTCGTCATCATCGAACAGGACGAACAGGTCGTCGAACGAGCGCGGAACGAGGGGTACACCGTCGAGATCGGTGACGGGACCGACACGGACGTGTTGCGGTCGGCGGGCGCCGAGAACGCCAAGACCGTCATCGCCGCCACTGGTGACGACGACGTGAACTTGCTGGTCTCGCAGCTGGCGAGCTCGAAGTTCGGCGTCGACCGCGTCATCGCCCGCGCGAACAACCCCGACAACGTCGAGGCCTTCGAGGACCTCGGCGTGCGGACCATCTCCTCGGCGATGGCGACGGCGTGGGCCATCGACAACCAGATCGAGCGGCCCGCCATCGCCCACTGGATGACCGACGTCGGTCGCGTCGGCGACGTCCAGGAGGTGGCGGTGACCAACCCCGACATCGTCGGGAAGTCGATCCGTGAAGTCGGGCCGATGCTCCCCGAGGCGTGTCTCGTCGCGCTGGTCAGCGGCGAGGGCCACGACAACGCGGACGTCCCGACGGCGGACTACGTCATCCAGGAGGGCGATATGGTGACCCTACTGGGGCGGCGCGACTCGGTCAGAGACGGGATGGAGCTCGTCGGAACCGGCTGA